From Aliidongia dinghuensis, a single genomic window includes:
- a CDS encoding D-amino acid dehydrogenase, whose protein sequence is MHVIVLGAGVTGLATAYYLAQDGHRVTVVDRARAPGQGASYANGGQLSYNYVAPLAAPSALKDIPGWLLRRDSPLRFRPQLDPRQWRWCLRFLAACTGMQSRIGTERLLRLSLYSRTLVDHLVDEALLAFDHSRTGKLVVYSSAESLQGAVAQMEFQRQFGSEQSVVDARACLEIEPSLSALSGRIVGGIFTPDEEAGDCRMFCAGLESHLRAMATPVTFLFGQQVKRLVADGGRLLGVEVDDGVLEADAYVLALGTGTPALAAGAGIRLPIYPLKGYSLTVPIMDPAAAPRVSVTDSARRIVYAPLGDRLRVAGMADLVGWGDAIDRSRLDLLVREARQAFPDASDYRQLEPWAGLRPATPTGLPILGWSPLANLFLNVGQGALGFTLAMGSGRVVADVIGGRPPEIALDGMTLDSKERAKSRKSTAKEKPPGGGFWIVDHTAINAGFDFRR, encoded by the coding sequence GTGCATGTCATCGTGCTGGGCGCGGGCGTCACCGGCCTTGCGACGGCTTACTACCTGGCCCAGGACGGGCATCGGGTCACCGTGGTCGACCGTGCGCGGGCGCCGGGCCAGGGCGCGAGTTATGCCAACGGCGGCCAGCTCAGCTACAACTATGTCGCCCCCTTGGCCGCCCCGTCGGCGCTCAAGGACATTCCGGGCTGGCTGCTGCGTCGGGACTCACCATTGCGCTTCCGGCCGCAGCTCGATCCACGGCAATGGCGCTGGTGCCTCCGCTTTCTCGCGGCCTGCACCGGCATGCAGAGCCGTATCGGCACTGAACGCCTGCTGCGCCTGTCGCTTTATAGCCGGACGCTGGTCGACCATCTGGTCGATGAGGCGCTGCTTGCCTTCGACCATAGCCGAACGGGGAAGCTGGTCGTCTATTCCAGCGCGGAGAGCCTGCAGGGCGCTGTCGCCCAGATGGAATTTCAAAGGCAGTTCGGATCGGAGCAGTCGGTGGTCGATGCTCGTGCTTGTCTTGAAATCGAGCCGTCCCTGTCGGCACTCAGCGGCAGGATCGTCGGCGGCATCTTCACCCCGGACGAGGAGGCAGGAGATTGCCGAATGTTCTGCGCCGGCCTCGAAAGCCACCTCCGCGCTATGGCGACGCCGGTGACTTTCCTCTTCGGACAGCAGGTGAAGCGTCTTGTCGCCGACGGTGGCCGCCTGCTCGGCGTCGAGGTCGATGATGGAGTGCTAGAGGCTGATGCCTATGTCCTGGCGCTCGGCACCGGCACTCCGGCGTTAGCCGCAGGCGCCGGTATTCGCCTGCCGATCTACCCCTTGAAAGGCTACAGCCTGACCGTCCCAATCATGGATCCAGCGGCGGCCCCTCGGGTCAGCGTCACCGATAGCGCCCGCAGGATCGTCTATGCGCCGCTAGGCGATCGCCTCAGGGTCGCGGGCATGGCCGACTTGGTCGGCTGGGGCGATGCGATCGACCGCAGCCGGCTCGACCTGCTGGTGCGTGAGGCGCGGCAGGCGTTTCCTGACGCGTCCGACTACAGACAACTCGAGCCTTGGGCCGGCCTCAGGCCGGCAACACCGACCGGCCTGCCGATCCTGGGGTGGAGCCCGCTCGCCAACCTGTTCCTCAACGTCGGCCAGGGCGCGCTCGGCTTCACACTCGCCATGGGCTCGGGCCGGGTCGTGGCGGACGTGATCGGCGGTCGGCCGCCGGAGATCGCGCTCGACGGCATGACCCTGGATTCGAAGGAGCGGGCCAAATCCCGGAAG